Proteins encoded by one window of Tunturibacter psychrotolerans:
- the fabF gene encoding beta-ketoacyl-ACP synthase II — protein sequence MREQFRVVVTGVGLVSPVGIGTEESWVALQRGDSGIDRISLFDAEKYSCQFAGEVKGFAPENFVDRKDVKKMGRFIQFAMAAAQFAMEQSRLDMSAEDAERVGVYVGSGIGAFEVIEREHTKLESSGPDRISPFFITATIANLAAGQISIRYGATGPNITCATACTTGAHGVGEAFRIIQRGDADAMICGGSEAAVTPLSVGGFSAMRALSTRNDDPARASRPWDRGRDGFVVGEGAGILVLEEREHALKRGATILAEIVGYAANSDAFHTNAPPEDGRGVRRVMQLALKDAGLEPSAIQYLNAHATSTPLGDRAEASAIGETFGDHAKDLLVSSTKSMTGHLLGGAGSLEAGITVLALRDQIAPPTTNIEDLDEVCQFGLVRDRAISAPMEYAMSNSFGFGGTNASLIFRVHHPDV from the coding sequence ATGAGAGAACAGTTTCGCGTCGTCGTGACGGGGGTTGGACTAGTGAGCCCGGTGGGAATTGGCACTGAGGAGAGCTGGGTCGCGTTGCAGCGGGGAGATTCCGGAATCGACAGGATTTCACTCTTTGATGCAGAGAAGTACAGCTGCCAGTTTGCTGGAGAGGTTAAGGGTTTTGCGCCAGAGAACTTCGTCGATCGCAAGGATGTGAAGAAGATGGGACGCTTCATCCAGTTTGCGATGGCGGCGGCGCAGTTCGCGATGGAGCAGTCGAGGTTGGATATGTCTGCGGAAGATGCGGAGCGCGTCGGCGTGTATGTAGGGAGTGGGATTGGCGCATTTGAGGTGATCGAGCGCGAGCATACGAAACTTGAGAGCAGCGGGCCGGATAGGATCTCGCCGTTCTTTATTACGGCGACGATCGCAAATCTGGCGGCCGGACAGATCTCGATACGGTATGGAGCGACGGGGCCGAATATAACTTGTGCGACTGCGTGCACGACGGGAGCGCATGGAGTGGGCGAGGCGTTTCGAATTATTCAACGGGGCGATGCGGATGCGATGATCTGCGGCGGGAGCGAAGCAGCTGTTACTCCGCTGTCGGTAGGAGGGTTTAGCGCGATGCGGGCTCTGTCGACACGAAATGATGATCCTGCGCGGGCTTCGCGGCCCTGGGATCGCGGGCGCGACGGGTTTGTTGTGGGAGAGGGCGCGGGAATTCTTGTACTTGAGGAGCGAGAGCACGCGCTGAAGCGGGGAGCCACCATACTGGCCGAGATCGTGGGGTATGCGGCGAACTCGGATGCGTTTCATACGAATGCTCCGCCGGAGGATGGGCGTGGAGTTCGCCGGGTGATGCAGTTGGCGCTCAAGGACGCTGGTCTCGAGCCGAGTGCGATTCAGTATCTGAATGCACACGCTACGTCGACTCCGCTGGGAGACAGAGCGGAGGCGAGTGCGATCGGGGAGACGTTTGGCGATCACGCGAAGGACCTTCTGGTGAGTTCCACGAAGTCGATGACGGGACATCTGCTGGGTGGGGCGGGCAGCCTTGAGGCAGGGATTACCGTGTTGGCTTTACGAGACCAGATCGCTCCGCCGACAACGAACATCGAAGATCTCGATGAGGTGTGTCAGTTTGGACTGGTGAGGGATCGAGCAATCAGTGCTCCGATGGAGTATGCGATGTCGAACTCGTTCGGTTTTGGTGGAACGAATGCTTCGTTGATCTTCCGGGTACATCATCCTGATGTGTGA
- a CDS encoding YybH family protein, with amino-acid sequence MLTRILFAAVLCLISSCAVAQTDTGPATDVEAIHRLINQYTKAVDTVDLQLLSQIWSHSPEVSFIYPLGEEHGLDAIEQHVFQNVMGGMFSTRDLLTNRVEIHVTGDAAWAEFHWVFHATMRKDESAVTTRGVETQVYRKESGSWRLVHVHYSEDRQAVP; translated from the coding sequence ATGCTGACCCGCATTCTGTTTGCCGCTGTTTTGTGCCTTATCTCCTCTTGTGCTGTCGCGCAAACCGACACTGGCCCTGCGACAGATGTTGAGGCTATCCACAGGCTCATTAACCAGTACACCAAAGCTGTCGATACGGTTGATCTGCAGTTACTCTCACAAATCTGGTCTCATTCGCCAGAGGTTTCATTTATCTATCCATTGGGCGAGGAACACGGCTTAGACGCTATCGAGCAGCATGTCTTTCAGAACGTAATGGGCGGCATGTTTTCGACCCGCGATCTTCTGACAAACAGGGTGGAAATTCACGTGACCGGCGATGCTGCGTGGGCCGAATTTCACTGGGTTTTTCACGCGACTATGCGCAAAGACGAATCAGCTGTAACCACGCGCGGCGTCGAAACCCAAGTCTACCGCAAAGAATCCGGCAGCTGGCGCCTGGTGCATGTGCACTATTCCGAAGATCGTCAAGCCGTCCCTTGA
- a CDS encoding glycosyltransferase family 2 protein → MISVLILTRNEQRDLPDCLASVSWSDDIHVFDSHSTDNTVEIAKAAGAQVHTRTFDDYATHRNAALTSIKFKHPWVFLPDADERPTADLSREMQQIALAAPDQTAAFRVRRRDFLFDTWLQHAQISPFYIRLVRPERARYTRAINEVLEINGPVAQLSYPLDHFPFSKGIARWVEKHNLYSTMEAELIVRNQGLQDPSLVTALRDPDFHTRRLHQKAIFYRLPGRPLIKWLYMVFLRGAILDGAAGLTYATLQAFYEYLIVLKTKELRRGGA, encoded by the coding sequence ATGATCTCCGTTCTCATCCTCACCCGCAACGAGCAGCGCGATCTTCCCGACTGCCTCGCCTCTGTCTCCTGGTCCGATGACATCCACGTCTTCGATTCCCACTCCACCGACAACACCGTGGAGATCGCCAAAGCTGCCGGCGCCCAGGTCCACACTCGTACCTTCGACGACTACGCCACTCACCGTAACGCTGCCCTCACCAGCATCAAGTTCAAGCACCCCTGGGTCTTCCTCCCTGACGCCGACGAGCGCCCCACCGCAGATCTATCCCGCGAGATGCAGCAGATCGCTCTTGCCGCACCCGATCAGACCGCAGCGTTTCGTGTGCGCCGCCGCGACTTCCTCTTCGACACCTGGCTCCAGCACGCCCAGATCTCGCCTTTCTACATCCGCCTCGTCCGCCCCGAGCGCGCACGCTACACCCGCGCCATCAACGAGGTCCTCGAGATCAACGGCCCCGTCGCCCAACTGAGCTATCCGCTCGATCACTTCCCATTCTCCAAAGGCATCGCTCGTTGGGTCGAGAAGCACAATCTCTACTCAACCATGGAAGCCGAGTTAATCGTCCGCAATCAGGGCCTGCAAGACCCATCTCTCGTCACAGCCCTCCGCGACCCTGACTTCCACACCCGCCGCCTCCACCAGAAGGCCATCTTCTACCGCCTTCCCGGTCGGCCTCTCATCAAGTGGCTCTACATGGTCTTCCTTCGCGGCGCCATCCTCGACGGTGCCGCCGGCCTAACTTACGCCACCCTGCAGGCCTTCTACGAGTACCTCATCGTCCTCAAGACCAAAGAGCTTCGTCGCGGCGGCGCATGA
- a CDS encoding beta-ketoacyl-[acyl-carrier-protein] synthase family protein, which yields MNRVVITGLGCITPIGNTVAEFRTSLFAGATGIAPFPPYPEAPAREAHDKTQGLRFTQTAAVKNFDASQHLDSGVITATDRTVHFAVVAARQAAAESQLTNHYAPDKIAIVVGCACGGRQAEETETNKLYTRDARVHPLTVVRTMASAGASNISIDQKITGPSLNISTACASGAHAIGLAFQMIRSGMIDAAITGGHEAPLTFGFLRAWDSMRVVSPTQCRPFSADRDGMTLGEGAAMFTLESLDSARARNAHIYAEIVGTGSTADASHVTQPHPDGAAAAMRNALRDANASPDEVGYISAHGTGTQVNDTTEAAAIYQVFGPNAAKIPVSSTKSLHGHSIGASGALEALATVLALEENRLPANAGVTEIDPAIKLDIILGSPRATTSTLALSNSLAFGGLNAVLAFRPAE from the coding sequence GTGAATCGTGTCGTAATCACCGGCCTCGGATGTATCACCCCGATCGGCAACACCGTAGCAGAGTTCCGCACCTCGCTCTTCGCGGGAGCGACCGGCATCGCCCCCTTCCCTCCCTACCCCGAAGCCCCAGCCCGCGAAGCTCATGACAAGACCCAGGGCCTCCGCTTCACCCAGACCGCCGCCGTAAAAAACTTCGACGCCAGCCAGCACCTCGACTCAGGCGTCATCACCGCTACCGACCGCACCGTGCACTTCGCCGTCGTGGCCGCCCGTCAGGCCGCCGCAGAGTCCCAACTAACCAACCACTACGCACCAGACAAGATTGCCATCGTCGTAGGCTGTGCCTGCGGTGGCCGCCAGGCCGAAGAGACTGAGACCAACAAGCTCTACACCCGTGACGCACGAGTCCATCCCCTCACCGTCGTCCGCACCATGGCCTCCGCCGGCGCCAGCAATATTTCCATCGACCAGAAGATCACCGGCCCATCCCTCAACATCTCCACCGCCTGCGCTTCCGGAGCCCACGCCATCGGCCTCGCCTTCCAGATGATCCGCTCCGGCATGATCGACGCCGCCATCACCGGAGGCCACGAAGCACCCCTCACCTTCGGCTTCCTCAGAGCCTGGGATTCCATGCGCGTCGTCTCCCCCACCCAGTGCCGCCCCTTCTCCGCCGACCGCGACGGCATGACCCTCGGCGAAGGCGCCGCCATGTTCACTCTCGAATCCCTCGACTCCGCCCGCGCGCGCAACGCCCACATCTATGCCGAGATCGTCGGCACCGGCTCCACCGCCGACGCCAGCCACGTCACCCAGCCTCACCCCGACGGCGCTGCCGCCGCCATGCGCAACGCACTCCGGGACGCCAACGCCTCGCCCGACGAGGTCGGCTACATCAGTGCCCACGGCACCGGCACCCAGGTCAACGACACCACCGAAGCAGCCGCCATCTATCAAGTCTTCGGTCCCAACGCCGCGAAGATCCCCGTCAGCTCCACCAAATCCCTCCACGGCCACTCCATCGGAGCCAGCGGCGCCCTCGAAGCCCTCGCCACCGTTCTCGCCCTTGAAGAAAATCGCCTCCCAGCCAACGCCGGCGTCACCGAAATCGATCCCGCCATCAAACTGGACATCATCCTGGGCTCCCCCCGCGCCACCACTTCTACACTCGCGCTCTCAAACTCCCTCGCCTTCGGAGGCCTCAACGCCGTCCTGGCCTTCCGCCCCGCCGAGTAA
- a CDS encoding MFS transporter: MRSVPGAPGQTRRGVWVLTATILGSSMVFIDGTVVNVALSALQRSLNATVTDVQWVVEAYALFLAALLLVGGSLGDLYGRRKIFVVGVVLFAGASAWCGFASDIRALIVARGLQGVGGALLVPGSLALISSSFCEEERGRAIGTWSGFTAITMAVGPVLGGWLIDHLSWRWAFFINLPLAGLVVLISLARVPESRDEKMVQRLDGWGAVLATVGLCGIIFGLIEAGRGSGRALGAGVIGVAALALFFAVESRSEAPMLPLGLFRSRTFSGANLMTLFLYGALSGVLFFLPLNLIQVQHYSATEAGGALLPLILLVFLLSRWSGGLVAKYGARMPLIVGPLIAGVGFGLLHRVGVGGSYWVTVFPAVIVLGLGMAVSVAPLTTTVMNSIDQSRAGVASGINNAVSRVAGLLAIAAMGLVFSTVFYGRLERGLDGLGLRAAERQAVEAQRAKLAAARSEDVRVQRLIGESFVGAYGVVLWIAVGLSVASSLSAAALIESKPAPQQGS, from the coding sequence ATGCGTAGTGTGCCCGGTGCACCGGGCCAGACGCGGCGAGGGGTATGGGTTCTTACCGCTACGATTCTTGGTTCGAGTATGGTCTTTATCGACGGGACAGTAGTGAACGTTGCTCTATCGGCTTTACAGCGGTCTTTGAACGCTACTGTGACCGATGTGCAATGGGTGGTCGAGGCCTATGCTTTGTTTCTGGCGGCGCTATTGCTGGTGGGGGGATCGCTGGGTGATCTGTACGGGCGGCGGAAGATTTTCGTGGTCGGAGTCGTGCTGTTTGCAGGGGCCTCGGCGTGGTGTGGATTTGCTTCTGACATCCGTGCATTGATTGTGGCCCGGGGTCTACAGGGAGTAGGTGGGGCATTGCTTGTGCCGGGGAGTCTGGCGTTGATCAGCTCGTCGTTCTGCGAAGAGGAGCGCGGGCGAGCCATAGGGACGTGGTCTGGGTTTACGGCGATAACGATGGCGGTGGGGCCGGTGCTGGGCGGGTGGTTGATCGATCATCTCTCGTGGCGGTGGGCGTTCTTTATCAACCTACCGTTGGCTGGTTTAGTGGTGTTGATTTCTTTGGCGCGGGTGCCGGAGAGTCGCGACGAGAAGATGGTCCAGAGGCTTGACGGGTGGGGTGCGGTGCTGGCTACCGTGGGACTGTGCGGGATTATATTTGGCCTGATCGAGGCTGGGCGGGGTAGCGGGCGTGCGCTGGGTGCTGGCGTTATTGGCGTGGCGGCGCTTGCGCTGTTCTTTGCGGTGGAGTCGCGATCTGAGGCGCCAATGTTGCCGCTGGGTTTGTTTCGGTCGCGGACGTTCAGCGGTGCGAATCTGATGACTTTGTTTTTGTATGGTGCACTGAGTGGGGTGCTTTTCTTTTTGCCGTTGAATCTGATACAGGTTCAGCACTATTCGGCTACGGAGGCTGGCGGGGCATTGCTTCCGTTGATTTTGCTGGTGTTCTTGTTGTCTCGGTGGTCGGGTGGGTTGGTTGCGAAGTATGGTGCCAGGATGCCGCTGATTGTTGGGCCGTTGATTGCTGGCGTGGGGTTTGGCCTGCTTCATCGGGTTGGGGTGGGTGGGTCTTACTGGGTGACGGTGTTTCCGGCTGTGATTGTGCTGGGGTTGGGGATGGCCGTGAGTGTTGCGCCGCTGACGACCACGGTGATGAATTCGATCGATCAGAGCCGGGCGGGTGTGGCTTCGGGGATCAATAATGCGGTGTCTCGCGTGGCAGGATTGCTGGCGATTGCGGCGATGGGGCTGGTGTTTTCGACTGTCTTTTATGGACGGCTGGAGCGGGGGCTGGATGGGTTGGGACTGCGTGCGGCGGAGCGCCAGGCGGTGGAAGCTCAGAGGGCGAAGCTGGCGGCTGCGCGGAGCGAAGATGTGCGGGTGCAGCGGCTGATCGGTGAATCGTTCGTTGGAGCGTATGGGGTGGTGTTGTGGATTGCGGTGGGACTTTCGGTGGCGAGTTCGTTGAGTGCGGCAGCATTAATTGAGTCGAAGCCGGCGCCACAGCAAGGTAGTTGA
- a CDS encoding PP2C family protein-serine/threonine phosphatase has product MYAGDAQLTASQVLRTFHRDELYLFLGAACTTFGLISVVFAFLTRKFDAMVFWLGLFAILYGQRMWLDLGLLRLMIPPSDFFNNLHDAIKYLVPIPAFFYFDAAGFLPRLSGRRIALALSIPFLCLFAGTFWFGNRISFELINHLIVILTLVVLIIQAVARRQTDRDYILVRRGILVFAAFAIFENIAGAFGHFPNGEPLAFTFFLGTLGYVAAKRSLHRDQQFNDLQKELEIARRIQTSILPSPYPQSAHFQVAARYVPMTAVAGDFYDFLISSETEAGLLIADVSGHGVPAALIASMVKLAATSQRANASDPAQLLTGMNSVLCGNTQDQFVTAAYVYLDAATSTLRYSAAAHPPMLLLRAGNVVEVVENGLMLAAFSFATYATVAHPLEPGDRLLLYTDGILEAANAQGEEFGSTRLHALLRDVAHLSAEDSADRIISSLEQWSSNSQNDDLTLLICDYQSVG; this is encoded by the coding sequence ATGTACGCAGGTGACGCTCAGCTGACCGCCAGCCAGGTCCTACGGACCTTTCATCGAGACGAGCTCTACCTCTTCCTCGGCGCGGCGTGCACCACGTTCGGACTCATCTCGGTGGTATTCGCCTTTCTTACTCGCAAGTTCGACGCCATGGTCTTCTGGCTTGGCCTCTTCGCCATTCTCTATGGTCAGCGCATGTGGCTCGACCTGGGCTTGCTCCGCCTCATGATCCCGCCTTCGGACTTCTTCAACAATCTCCACGATGCCATCAAATACCTGGTACCCATTCCCGCTTTCTTCTACTTCGATGCCGCAGGATTTCTTCCTCGTCTCTCAGGACGCAGGATCGCACTCGCTCTCTCGATTCCCTTCCTGTGCCTCTTCGCAGGCACATTCTGGTTTGGCAACAGGATCTCCTTTGAGCTGATCAACCACCTCATCGTCATCCTTACCCTCGTCGTCTTGATCATTCAGGCTGTAGCCCGAAGGCAGACTGACCGCGACTACATTTTGGTGCGCCGAGGCATCCTGGTCTTTGCCGCCTTCGCCATCTTCGAAAACATCGCTGGAGCCTTCGGACACTTTCCCAACGGAGAACCGCTCGCCTTCACCTTCTTCCTCGGAACGCTCGGCTACGTGGCCGCAAAGCGCAGCCTTCATCGCGATCAACAGTTCAACGACCTCCAAAAAGAACTGGAGATCGCTCGCCGCATCCAGACCTCGATCCTCCCGTCGCCCTACCCTCAATCCGCTCACTTCCAGGTAGCCGCCCGCTACGTCCCCATGACTGCCGTAGCAGGAGACTTCTACGACTTCCTCATCAGCAGCGAAACCGAAGCCGGTCTCCTCATCGCCGACGTCTCCGGTCACGGTGTCCCCGCTGCGCTCATCGCCTCCATGGTCAAACTCGCCGCCACCTCGCAACGCGCCAACGCCTCCGATCCCGCCCAACTTCTCACCGGAATGAACTCCGTCCTCTGCGGCAACACGCAGGACCAGTTCGTCACCGCCGCCTACGTCTACCTCGACGCCGCGACCTCCACCCTGCGCTACTCTGCCGCCGCGCACCCACCCATGCTCTTGCTGCGCGCGGGAAACGTCGTCGAAGTCGTCGAAAACGGGCTCATGCTCGCAGCTTTCTCCTTCGCCACCTACGCCACGGTCGCGCACCCACTCGAACCCGGCGATCGCCTCCTCCTCTACACCGACGGCATCCTCGAAGCCGCCAACGCTCAAGGCGAAGAGTTCGGGTCGACCCGCCTTCACGCCCTCCTCAGAGACGTCGCCCATCTCAGCGCCGAAGACTCAGCCGACAGGATCATCTCCTCGCTGGAACAGTGGTCCTCCAACTCCCAGAATGACGACCTGACCCTCCTCATCTGCGACTACCAAAGTGTCGGATAA